TCATCATCATATTTTTTACACTGGCAGTAGCGGGCTGCGCCAAGCTTGATGGTGTTCCGGAAGGGACCTACACCACGGGTAATTTTTATAAAACAGAAGCAGACGCTGTGTCTGCAGTGAATGCGGTGTATTCCGGCCTGACCAGTTCATACCTCTACAACCAGTTCATGGAAGTGATACAATCACAGGGTACAGACGACTGTGAATGGGGATTCGGCCGCAACACCAGCAATACAGATAAAACGGCGCTGGACAAATTCACCTTTGATGCCGGTACTAATTTATTTTTCCAGTTCTGGAGTACTTCTTACCAGGTGATCAACCGCGCTAATGCGGCTGCGGAAGGCATTGGCGCCATGACGGTAATTAGCAAGGAAAAAAAGGAACGTTTGCAGGCAGAAGCCCGGTTTGTACGTGGGCTGATGTATTTTAATCTCGTTCGTCTTTTCGGAGGTGTACCGCTGCAGCTTGTACCTACTACTTCACTCAATAATCTGGCAGTTAAAAGAGCAACGGAAGAAGAAGTGTATGTACAGATCATCGCAGACTTTCAATTCGGTGCGGAACATCTGCCACCGGCCTATGATGTGGTAAATGCAGGAAGAGCCACTACCGGAGCTGCCCTGGCCATGCTCGTGAAAACATACCTCACGAGGAAGGAATATACAAAAGCAGCAGAGGAAGCCAGGAAAGTGATGGCGCTTGGCCGTTATTCGCTATGGCCTTCTTACCAGGATGTATTCCTGATCGCCAATGAAAACAAAACCGAGTCCATCTTTGAAGTACAATTCCTGAGCGGCTCGGGTAATATTCCCAGCAGCTATGCAGGTTTCTATCGTCCTTCATTCGATAAACGGCCGGGATTCGGCGGTAATGGAGATAATCCTGTTACTAAAAATCACTACGATGCTTACGCTGATGGAGATCAGCGAAGGGATGTAAATGTGATAAAGTATTCCTATACCGCTGATCCCAAAGCACCTACCACCATCAAGAATCCCTATTACGTTGCCAAGTTTAAAGATCCTGCGGCACTGAATGTGAACGATGGCGGCAATAACTATTACATCGTTCGTTATGCGGATGTGCTGCTGATGTTCGCAGAAGCATTGTATTTGTCTACTCCCGGCAGTACCGAAGCGCTGGAAGCATTTAACCAGGTGAGGAGGCGTGCATACGGGCTGCCCGTTAATACACCATCTGTGAGAGATCTTGCAGGTGGGCTAAGTGTTACGGCCTTCCAGGATTCCGTACTGAAAGAAAGAAGGCTGGAATTCGCATTTGAAGGGCAGCGGCGCTTTGACCTGCTGCGTACAGGCAAACTGAAGCA
This DNA window, taken from Chitinophaga niabensis, encodes the following:
- a CDS encoding RagB/SusD family nutrient uptake outer membrane protein, encoding MRSAFYFIIIFFTLAVAGCAKLDGVPEGTYTTGNFYKTEADAVSAVNAVYSGLTSSYLYNQFMEVIQSQGTDDCEWGFGRNTSNTDKTALDKFTFDAGTNLFFQFWSTSYQVINRANAAAEGIGAMTVISKEKKERLQAEARFVRGLMYFNLVRLFGGVPLQLVPTTSLNNLAVKRATEEEVYVQIIADFQFGAEHLPPAYDVVNAGRATTGAALAMLVKTYLTRKEYTKAAEEARKVMALGRYSLWPSYQDVFLIANENKTESIFEVQFLSGSGNIPSSYAGFYRPSFDKRPGFGGNGDNPVTKNHYDAYADGDQRRDVNVIKYSYTADPKAPTTIKNPYYVAKFKDPAALNVNDGGNNYYIVRYADVLLMFAEALYLSTPGSTEALEAFNQVRRRAYGLPVNTPSVRDLAGGLSVTAFQDSVLKERRLEFAFEGQRRFDLLRTGKLKQAMNAQDPAIIVRDSDTLFPIPSQERDTNPLLEQNPGF